DNA sequence from the Anomalospiza imberbis isolate Cuckoo-Finch-1a 21T00152 chromosome 14, ASM3175350v1, whole genome shotgun sequence genome:
ATGTGACTGCAGGGACAAACAGCTCCATGTGAACAAGCAGAGCACACTgagctcccagcccctgcccaacAACCCTGCAGGGAGGGGGACAGAAACTGCCCAGCCACACCTAGTTCTTGGGCATGTCAGCATTTTCACCTCCTTTTGCTCTTATTCTCCCTCCACTCCCTGTCTTTCACAATGTGCCCCTTTCAGATTGTGCCTCCCTTCCACTGCGCTCCCCAAACGAGCAAGAACAGAATCTGGCACGTGGGACACAATCAGAACCACAGGACACACAGTCCAATGGctccaggagctgtcacagatGACCACTGCCAGGGCAAACCCACAGCAACAAATGCTTGGGGCCCCTTCCCACACCCCAGTAAAAGGTCTTTGTCTACTTCCAACAGACAACTGTTACCAGGAGGAGAGCAGACTGCCCAGAGCCTCGAGGAACCGTTGTCTAGAACAGCTTCCTACCTCCAAGCTTGGATCCAAAGGACAGGGTGGGCGCCTGGCTGGTGCTTGTGGTCAGCGTTGCCGTGGTTGTACTGGTGGCTGCTGTTGAAGATAGTGCCCCAAAGGTCAGACCTGGAACCAGGAGCCAAAGGAAAAGATGGACTTTCTTCCTCCAGGCCAAAGAGCACTtgctccccagcactgcagcccctggacAGGCCTGTCACAAACACCTCTGGCTCCAGCCCCTCACTccactctgccccagcacaagccggaggctgcagagccctgccccAGGTGCACCCTCAGACATCCCCATGCCACAGGCTCCCAGCCTCCAGCTGCCCCAAGGCTGTGGCACAGGATATGTGACAGTCCAGAGAGCCAGGACACACACAGTGTCACCACACAATTTCAGAAGAGTTCAACCCATACACAGCAACACCAGACtacttcagaaggctgcaagcatccACCCTTCCTGttcttcagcccagccttttatacCCTCGTGTTCATGCTTGGcactgtgtgccctctgttccctttggtggttggtcagtgcccctgggcactccatggctcattgctgccagtgctgctcacctgcttctcacagctgtgcccactggggatgaggctgggccacagccccatcccggtgacacagactgtgtgccacacacagcccatcccatcccatcccagggacacggactgtgtgccacacacagcccatcccatcccatcccagggacacagactgtgtgccacacacagcccatcccatcccatcccagggacacagactgtgtgccacacacagcccatcccatcccatcccagggacacagactgtgtgccacacacagcccatcccatcccatcccatcccatcccatcccagggacacagactgtgtgccacgtcacagctggacacagcacaaCCTGCATGCAGTTCACCCACCTGTGGGCTGTCCCCCGAGGCTGAAGGGCGTTGCTGCCGGGGTGGCAGCTGCCAGGGTGGCCGtgctggtggtggcagcagccgCAGGGGCCGTGCCAAAGCTCGGCCCTGCGGACGTTGCCTGCGGAGCCGCGGTGCCGATGCTGAAGCCGGCTGTTCCCGCCTGAGTCGTGGTGCCACTGGAGAAGGTGAAGCCTCCTGTTGTCCCAGACGGAGccatggtgctgctgctgctgcctccagcagagccaaaggCAAAGCCAGACGGGGCTGCTGCCTGACTCGAGGGCGTGCTGGTTGCGACGGGGGCACCAAAAGAAAAGCCCCCCGTGATTCCAGGGACTGGagtggtgctgctggctccaAAGTTCACTTTTGGTGTGTTTGCCCTAGGGAAGAAAGGACAAGAAAGGAAGCCGTTCTGCTTGAGGCACACATCCACCCAAGTACACAGCTGGCTTTCTCCCTGACCATGTGCTGACAGCAGAAACCTCCTTTCAAAGAGATGCACACCTGGGCAGGCTTGTGTGCCAGTTCTGACCACAGACTCCATCCAGCTGCTGTCACCTGCCATCCCCCCTTCGGGCTCTTCCTACTGAGCCTCCCTTCCTTACCTCCACCCACCCAGGGACCACAGGACATTTTATGGCAGCATACGTGAAGCTGCTCCTTCTTCTCTCAGCTCACCGTTCTCCACTCCCTCTACACAAGgctggtttttttcctgctcgTCCCCATTTGAGCTcccttcccacagctcccatCTGGCAAGCTTTGACAGCAGCAGTTCTGCAGAACCGCCCGAGAACTCGCAGCCTTTCCTGAACGACAGATCCCTCCCAGAGTGCCGAGAAAACATTCGGAGCACTCCAGATCCGGCTCACAAAGAAGAAGACGGTTTCTGTTGGGTAGCAGAGCTTTGGCGTTTCAGTGCGCAGCTTCTGTGCCCAGCCCGGTTCCAGGCGGAAGCGTGGAACATCTCCTTCCCCAGCCGTGTCGGGGCTCCCCACGACAGCAGcagccggggccgccgccgggGCTCGCCGGGCGCTCGCCCGGTGCGGCGATCAGCGCAGGGCGCTGGGAAGCGCCAGGCACGAGGGCCAGCCACGGCTCGCTGGGCGCAGAACGCCCCGCcgagcccgagcccggccccgaCGGGACCCCGCTGCCTCCGTCCGTCCGTCCCTCCGTCCCTCCGTCCGTCCCTCCGTCCGTCCCTCCGTCCGTCCCTCCGTccgtccccgccgccgcccgcggccccgcccggcccccggcTCTCACCCCAGCGGGaaggcggcggccgccggggccgcgggggccgCGCCGGCCGAGCCGAAGCTGAAGCCGGAGGGCTGCGCGGCCGTGCCCGACCTGCTGAAGGAGAAGAGCCCGGCGGGCTGGctgccgcccgccgccggcgcggcgccgccgaAGCTGAAGCCGGTGGAGGCGGGGGCGGGCGCCGGCGCGGAGAAGGAGAAGCCGCCGCTGGCCGTGgtggtggcggcggcggcggctctggGCGCGCCCAGGCTGAAGGCGCCGCCGGGCGCGGCCGCCCCGAAGCTGAAGTGGCTCatggcgcggcggcggcggcggcgcgggccgAGCTCCGGcagcgcggcggcggctccgcgcccgCGCGCGCCGCGATGGCGTCACCGCGCCCCGCCCGGGCCCGCCCCCGCGCCTGGCCGCCCTCCGCAGCCATTGGTCAGCGCGGCCGCCACTCGCGCGATGTCggctcccattggctgttgtGGCGTGAGGGGCGGGGCGTCTTGGCGTTGCTGTGGGGACGGGGGACGCGGCTGAGGGGCCGGGGTGAGGGACCGGGGACACCGGGCCGGGACAGGAGACACCGGgccgggacaggggacaccgggccgggacaggggacaccgggcCGGGACAGGAGACACCGGGCCGGGACAGGGCACACCGGgccgggacaggggacaccgggcCGGGACAGGAGACACCGGGCCGGGACAGGGCACACCGGGCCGGGACAGGAGACACCGGGCCGGGCtccgggacaggggacaccgggcCGGGACAGGAGACACCGGCttgcgggacaggggacaccgggcTGGGCTCCGGGACAGGGGATACCGGGCCGGGGTGCGGGACAGGAGACACcgggctgggacaggggacaccgggccgggacaggggacaccgggcCCGGGTGTGGCGGTGGATCCGCCCGCCAGAGGGGACGCGGTGACGAGCATTTGTCACTGCGGTTCCTTCCCTGCgccccctcctgcccctggagctgggccGGTGCGAAGGCCGGCGGGTGGGCAGAGAAGCCGGCCCACGAAGAGTTCTGCCTGGTGACCTGTGACACGGCCTCTGCCGGCGTCACTCGCAAGGCtcgggctgggctggcagctgagCGCAAGGTCCATAGTCTGGGCACACGGGAAAGGTTGGGTGCTGTTCCCTCGGGATGGCAGGACTCGACCGAGCAGCTCGAGCTGCCTCAGGGGACGTTAAGCTGGGAGTCTGGAATGGTTCTTCCCCCAGGGGCTGGTCGGGCACTGGAGCAGGATCCCCAGGAtgtggtcacagccccaaggctgacGAAGTGTAAAGAGCATTTGGACAGCGATCCCTGGCACATGGTGGGGCTCAGGCtgtcctgcacagggccaggagttggactcgcCGATCCTGATGGGTCCCGTCCATCTCAGCatattctttgattttttgttccattttacACATTTTGTCATCACACATATAAGAATTTGGCtaaacttttccttcccaaacaCACAGCACGAAAATTGTGCTTTACAGGCTGTTCCAAGCACGTTTGGTTCCTGCTTCATGTGTCACTTGTTTTCCTGCATAGGTGAGCAGTGGGTGCGGATATGGACAGCATGTTCTCAGGCTCTTCTCTGCAGAACCTCGCTAAAATGCTGTGTGATGCTCCAgaagaggatgaggatgaggatgatgatgtGGTGAGCCTTCCATGAGAGTTGCTGCTTCTTTTACATATTGTACCATAGCCTTATCCTGTTAATCAAGGAGAAGCAGATCTCTTTTTCTCAGAGTGaataaaaacagaatgaaaacctCAGAAGGTTTTGGTCTGACTGAAACAGCTCGAGGATACTTTCAGAGTAACAAGCTCTTGAGATTGAGCAAGATGCCCCAGGAAAACAAGGAGACATTGTAAGCACAACATATGAGGGAGGTTTAGTTTTTCAGCctgaaggaaaagagaacaTGGACTTGAAAGAGCTTTAGATACTTCAGACTTCCCACCACTTTTCCCTGAACTCTGCTGGAGATGAAGGCATTTACAGCCAGATACGATGGGGAAAATTTGCTGCTCAGCTTCTGAGTAAGGACCCAAGATATCCAGAGGCAAATGAATGTATTAATTGCATATGTCAGGCATTGAGGAACTGTAGAGATAATTGATCACTGAAGTACAATAGGTATTTTGGTGGTTGTAAAATAGGGAAAGGTGAACAATCATTTTAAGGTACATAATCTGAATGAATAATGAGAGAAATATCTGAATGTATTTTTCTATATCAGTTACTCTCAGGAGCAGATGAAAATCACAGTGTTTGGAGAACATGCATTATTCCTGCAACATGCAACACCTGCTTTTATCTAGGCCTACTTGTGTGCTGGGAAGAAATATTCTCAGGAGCCCCAAAGCTGCCAACAATGTAGAAGGCTTCTGTGAAGGCTCAAAACTTTGCCAAGTCTCTCAGGATTTTGAATAGATCATATTATGACATgaataacaaacaaacaaacaaacaaaaccccacagaaacaaacaaaaaaaaaaccccacagataacaaaaacaaaaaaccaaataaaaccccaccaGATAACAAAAATGGCAAATGCCTGAGTGTTCCCCCAAATCATTCCTCAACAAAGAGGTGACCAGCCCCAGTAGTGGCAATGCAAGTAATATCTGGGATAAAAGGGGTGCATATCCCTTGAAGTTTTCTTTCAGTGGGTTACAGATGTGGTCCTTCACACCCCACCTATCCTCCAGCTGTTTAATGTCTGCCTTTTAAACCTGCATTATTGCTGTACATCGCTGCAGTAAACatcctgattttaaaaagaatttgttTACAtcttattaataaaatgaatgACACTTCAGAGACAGAAATGGAAAGTTGCCACGAGAGATGTCAATTAAGTCTGAGTCAATCTGGGTAAATTGAAatctttattttgatttaatttaatgCTCTGTGCATATGAGGCACTTTTATTGAACCAAGGAATCTTCATATATAGAGAAATGCCTCACATTGGCCTATTAGCACTAAATTGATTCATAATTAGAGGAAAATGTTGTTGCCTCATGATCTCTACTGTAGAAAGGAATCCAAATGCTCTGATGGGGCTTTCATGGAGCACCCTTGGTTTCCTGTAATATTTTCATGGCAGGCAAAGCATGGAAATTTTGCCAAAATGCCATGGAAACCAAAACTCACAAAGCACATCTGTCTGTATTACTGGGCTTCTGTGAGTCTTGCTTAAACCCAGTGTGTCAAGGTCACTTTTTCTGCTGTGTGAGAGTGAAGAAAAGAGAATGTTCAGTGGTTCAGTTGTGAAACTGTGGGATAATGATTTTTCAATTCTGTTCTGGGATTTGTTTGACCTTAGATGATGTGTTGTATTTATTGACATCATGGTTGTAACTGAGCTTGGCTCTATAGAAATTGATTTAAGATcctcttgcttttctttgtaGCCACGCTGTTCTGTTGGTGCCATGACTCCTGCGAGTATTGGACCAGCCAAGAAAGAGACCACCAGTAAGGAGGAGTATTTGTGTGTTTTGGCATTCAGTCTCATGTCAGCAGGCTGTAACAGCTCTAGTAAGATACCACTGCAATAAAAGAGGGGTCAGTGACATTTGAGATGGGCATAGCATGACATTTCTTACAATTACACTGtaaaattattcctttcctgAAAGCTTAACTCTAAAACATGCaaagaggagcagagcagtctCCAGTGGAGATGATAACAGTTCAGAGCACAGCCTggtcaggggctgcagggatcaTAACTGAGCAGCACAAGCTCCATGTAAGTACTCAGGAAAAACAGGAAGGCAGTTTTGGTAAAGACTTGGAAAAGTTAATGTTACGGTTTTTTTGGAGCTGAGGCTGTCACATTATTGAGCACTTTCATTAAAAGCCCTAAGAAAGGCCAACAAGGGCCAGGGTGAGTTTTGCAGGAAAGGAGCTGTGGCAAATATAATagattatttttgctttaattgCTATCCAACAATAACCAGAGATTCTACTCTAAAATCTTCAAGTTTCACATTTACCAGCTTACTAAAAGAATATTGTTCCATGCAGGACAGACACAAACCATACTACTTTGCTCATAAACTTTCATGTGTCTTAAGCACCTTGTCTGGACTGTGCCCAGTAATTAATGCGAAGAACTGGATTTCTGTGTGAGGAAGTGATCCTCTTGTGAACGACTCTGCTCACTGAAAATCTCGTGTCAGGGGGCTTGTGAAAGATTAGGGATTTCATCCCTCTACACTTTACCAATTTTGAAGTGCTAGATATTATATGCCAGAAAGGAggatttccaggaaaaaaaggttGGGTAAAGAAGATTTAAGTGAAAGGAAAACATCCTCCCTCTGCAAATCCTCATTCATAAGAGAGTAAGGTGAAGAACACTGTAATCATTACCTAGAATGCTTTTaatgcaaagatttttttctaaagtctagaattaattttctaggctttagaaatggctttttttcagTCTTGAAAAATATTGTAAGTTTTCAGCAAGCCTTGAAGAACAGAGACATTTCAAAATGTGTCAGTGtgactttttttcctcacttacAGGTACTTTTCAAGTGAAAgctgaaaacaagaaaaccaTTTGGAATACAGAGGAGGTCCCAGAAGGATCTGAATTTGAGGATACCTGGGACCCTAGAGAAAAGCCAGAGTAAGAAAGCTGAGACTGCCTGTGTGGGCTTTACATAGCATTAATGGAAATGAGAGCTAAAAAGCATCTACAGCCAGCTGAAAAGATTGTGTCAtgcaagaagaaaggaaagatcTCAGTGTTGCGTCTAAAGCAACATGTGAGGAATGGTTTTAACCCCTCTCTTGAAATCTTCTGATCTCAGAATAGAAATTTGTGTTGGTTTTTCCAACATAAGTTAATGTGCAGTGTCAGTTACTTGTATAAAGTGGGATTAGGAGGGGAAGTAGGTCACAAAAACGATTTATTAACTTTAAAATATGCCATTTGTGTGAAATACCTGCTTTTTCCTGCTGCAACTGAGATGCATCCATTTTTCCATACTCATAAATTCATAAAGTACTCCAATGTATATTTGCATTTCAAAGATTTAAGCTCTTTAGAGACAAATAGTACTGCAGAAGAAAAGCTGTGTGCAGGCAATTTTAAGCTCTTAAATCTTGTCATTCAATCTTAGTCTGTCAAAGCACAACTTAAAACCAGAGCCTTTTCTTGCTCATAGAAAAACAGTAGCAAAAATATTCTTGAAATCAGGCATGTAATTTGGAGTTTGTAGAGGCCAGAAAGCCCTGAGGGTCAGTCCATAAAACAGCTTTTGCATTTCCAATCATTGTTTCAATGCCATGTCCTGAGGTGTTAAATGCTGGAGCATATGGACTGTAGCCCATGAAGCTGCACATTGTACACCAGAATCTTCACTTTTTCCTGCATGTAAGTCAGGACATGAGAAGTCCAATTTGCCAGTTAAACAAAATACTTAAGACCCACCTAAATGGGGACTCAGCCTTTCTGAAAATGAGGTTTCAAATTTCCCAGCTAAACACAGGACCTGAGACCCACCTGAACAGGGATTCAGCCTTTCTGAAAATGATTCGGAATTCACCCTCATGCACTGTTGTCCTTGAAATGGTCACCTGTCAGGTACAGAACACGCTGTATTGTGGGCACAAAGAAGCTTTTCTCCTGCTGTTCTTTGACCCTTCCCCTCTGCAGTGCTTCTCCAGCCTCAAGTACTTTGGACCCGTGTTGCACAGACGAAGAGAGACTATAAGTCTTTACAATAGTTCATCAAATGAAGCAAAGAAAATGTGCTAAAAGGAAAACAGATGGCTACAGAGGTGCATCCAGAGCTATTAGACACGTTTGTCACTGACTTAGGAATTATTACATATGCAGATGCACACTGGAGATGTGAAAGACTTTCTAACAGCTTACACAAGTGATCCACCCCAGTAATTTTGCTGAACTTAGTAGGAGTAGCACGTGTTATAAATACAAAttcacttttcctttcctcattcATTAATTACCAAGAGCAAGGGAATATGTGATTCTACATTTTGTAGATGtgaaggaggagaaaataaatgttagCTGAATGCAAAACTACAGTCTAGCTCAAGAGTGTTATGCTCAGGCTGCAAGAATATGCTAAAGGAAAGACCAAAACACATGTAATTGTGGCATCCCCCCTTTCAAATGCATTCCCCAGGAGTTTGTGGTGTTTGACTTGTTGATAAGCATGGTATCCACTTAGAAAGCATTTCCTGGTCCTGCCAAGACTGGTTAGGAAAGCAGAGGCAGCATGGTGAGTTTCTTGGGAGATGAAGTAAATGATTTTCACCTGTCTTCCAGCTGTCTCAGTCATGGCTCTGAACAGAAACCTAGCGCAGATGGATTGAAGTCTTGAAGGGAGACTGCAAAGGAGGAGAGACAGTGCGAGGAGGATTTACAGTCCTCTGAGAATCACAGTTTCCTTTAGTCTCCTGCCCTGGTATTATTAGGTAATGACTTCTCTTTGGCAGGTATGAGATTTCATTCAAGCAGCATGTGGGAACAGAGGATGTCTACTTTGGGATGACTGGGAAAGACCCCTCCACTGCCTGCTGTGAAGATATCGTGGTGAGCTGAGCCTGGAGTTCTGATCCCTTCTTTGTGCTCTTTCTCTGCCCTTTTCCATCTTCCTGTCTTTCTGAGGGACAGAATGTAAACACCAAGCTCCACTGCTGCCTTTGACCTCCTGTAGCATTTTCTTATGGTTCTCCAAGCATTTTTAGATGACATTTACACTTGCTAACCTGAGGAACTTGTATCTCCTCATGGACCAAGTGTGCTCAAGGGAATCTATGCAAATACATATGCCCCATATAAACTTAATGGGAATAAAATACAGCTCTAAGATGAAGCTTCATCTTGGACACAGTTTagagagcagaggggctgggaaggagatttttttcatcttcctgCATTTTTTACAAGGTATGTGGGCTAGCAGAATGCTACGATGCTGACAGCCTTTAAAGTTCCAGCTATCAGATCCTGCCTCATCATTATATAATCAAAGACCTCTCTGGTTTCTGAGCTCCAGGACAGGTAGAACTGCTGTGTTATCTTTCTAGCAGAAGCAAACTGTCCCTGCACTGCACAAAGCCTGAGGCTTTTGCTGGATGTTGAACACCTGTCAAGCACATTAGcagctcaggagctggaagAGAATAGGATATCAATACACATCACTAAGCTATTGAAAGCAGTCATTATCGCTGTCGTATTTTCTCTGATACAAATTACCTACTCAAAACGTTGCTCTTTGATACTAGCATTGAAATATTCATGAAAATAACCTCTTTTATAGCTTTTAGGGTAACATATGTAATCACAGCTTTACCTCTGCCCATCATTTCAGATTAAAATCAAGCTGCCAGAGACAAAGTACTCAGACATCACATTAGACATCCAGGACAAGGTTCTTGACCTTCGAACTCCCAAAAAGTAAGTGTAGCACAATTGATAGAAGTACAGTTAATACTGTTTGAAATGGGGTTTAGTCAAGCTTTTAACTGCATTCTGTGTGGAAAGCTAAAGACTGTACTATTCATTGCTCatgagaaataaatacagaaaaagtgCCCCTAGTCCATCCAGAGGTGTACAGTCTGCTGGCTTTGAATCTGTGATACTGTCCAGTAAAAAGCTCTGGGACAGATATTGGCTACTTAAACAACAAGGTTTCAAGGGCTCAAAACATCTGGCAAAAAGCTGCCCGAGGTCTTGAAAGACTTAGTCTAGTATTCCTAAGCACTAATTTGTACAAACACATATGGCCAAAGATGGTAAAAAAGTGCAGATAAATTTTCAGTAGCTGAAAGCCAAATTATGGACATATCCAAGCACAAATGCAGGGATGGAAATGTTACAAGGCTTTCTAAAGAgatttcctttgattttttaataGGGCTATTTCAAGCCTATAATCAACTGACTGATGCACTCTTGAGTTTCTCAGTCTTCCTCCATCTCTCCCTCAGTGTGCTATTCCCCTGCCTGAGATTTCCAGATAACTCCCATGTCTGTTTTGCTCAAAGTCCTTCTTCACAAAGACTGTTTTTATAAGAAACTTTAATCCTCTCTGGGCTGACCTGCTGCACTGAATGGAGTGTGGGAAGATCTATATGAGAATAGCTTTCTGCAGATAAATTTGAGGTGCGAGCCATGGATTAAGGCCTAAATAAGTCGCCAGTAGACTAACTATAGAAAATCCACTCTTCTCTGCCAAAACCAGGCCGTCAGTTACCCTGTGCCTGGTTTTAACCCAAGGATGCAACAGGAGTGGAAGAATGTTAGTTTTGAAACTGGAAAATTGGGAGGAATAATTGTTCGGCTAATGACTGGCTGAACCTATGGGCAGTAAGAGAAGTAGCTTAATGCAATGCTGCAGATGTAGGAAAACCTCGGCATCCCTTTCCTTTTGCAATTCTACCTTTTTGGTGACTCAGATCTGCCATTATCTTCTCAATACCCAGCTGTCTCTAGTCACAAGCTTAGCAAATAAAAAGTTCACCATAAATCTGATGGTTGCTTGGGTACAGCCTGAACCAGTGCTGCTTTCAGAAATATAAGTGAAAATCTTTTCAGTATGAAGGAAACAGTCAAGATGTCAAGTTCTACATACTGAAAAACTTTGTTTTCCCACAGATGGGTAGGAAGACTCAAAGCAACTGCTTCCAGCTCTGTAGTCCTGGGGTTGCTTCTAAGCCAAGCTGCTTTTAAGTGATGGAAATATTTCAGTCCAGTCCTGCTGTGCATGAGGTGTTGTAGGAACCCCACAGCCCATCGCAATAAGGAGATCTATTGGAATAACATTCCCTGGCACACTGGCTGAGGAATTGCAGGAGTAACTTGCAAAGACATCTCAACTGCTCACCTGATCTGAGACACTGACATTCCCTGTGTCCTCTTTTacaggaagctgctgctgcacctccCCTACCCTGTGAACAGCAAGGAGGGCAGAGCTCGTTTTCTCTCTGAAGAGGAGATCTTGGAAGTCACCTTGAGAGTATCAAGGAAGTTGgattttctaaatttttctgaTGGATAGAGAGATATTTTGCAAAAAATAATGTTCTAGTTTGAAGTCTTTTGGAAACCCAACTTGTTCTGGAATAGTAGATGGCTCCCCTTGAACAGTCCAGGGGAATGCCTCTGGAGAAATGAGTCAGGAGGAACACAGTACCGCCAGGTTGTAACAGCTAATGCTGTCTGGTTTTTACACTGCTCTGGTTAACTTTCTGCTTCCTTCAGTCTGGTACAGACCCTGTGAATCAGAAAGAGGGAGATTTCAGTTCTGTAAGCCAGAGAAAGCCTTTTGTGTGGTCATGGCTGAGAAGTAGCACAGTGAGGCTCTGGACAATATCTGGGTTTCAAGACTTGCAAGTGCTAGTGTCCTTGCTTGGTCTCCAGTGCTGGGACTGGGACCGGTTCAGAATCTTCTCTTGCCTATTTCTGGGTGAGAAGATCATTCTTCAGGGATCCAGATCCACATCTGAGGCTCCTTTACACTGGCAGAACAAGTTAACCAGCTATAGTTGGATTGCTGAACATCTCAGCTCTTTTGAACAGTTTTTGACAGTTTATGGTTCAGTGTTGTCGATTCATCTGCTATCCCTCCACCTATTTCTCTGATCTTTCttgattaataaaataatagGTTCTAAGGAACAGTTCCAGTTATCTTTGAGTCTGCCTTATCTACATTATGCTCTAAGAGACTTCATAAAAGTTGAGATAAAAGGAATTTTGcataacaaagcttttctcaaagggctgaaatgctgcaaaatctcTTTTTTGGCC
Encoded proteins:
- the DNAAF6 gene encoding dynein axonemal assembly factor 6 isoform X2; protein product: MDSMFSGSSLQNLAKMLCDAPEEDEDEDDDVPRCSVGAMTPASIGPAKKETTSTFQVKAENKKTIWNTEEVPEGSEFEDTWDPREKPEYEISFKQHVGTEDVYFGMTGKDPSTACCEDIVIKIKLPETKYSDITLDIQDKVLDLRTPKKWVGRLKATASSSVVLGLLLSQAAFK
- the DNAAF6 gene encoding dynein axonemal assembly factor 6 isoform X4 gives rise to the protein MQPRCSVGAMTPASIGPAKKETTSTFQVKAENKKTIWNTEEVPEGSEFEDTWDPREKPEYEISFKQHVGTEDVYFGMTGKDPSTACCEDIVIKIKLPETKYSDITLDIQDKVLDLRTPKKKLLLHLPYPVNSKEGRARFLSEEEILEVTLRVSRKLDFLNFSDG
- the DNAAF6 gene encoding dynein axonemal assembly factor 6 isoform X3 — protein: MDSMFSGSSLQNLAKMLCDAPEEDEDEDDDVPRCSVGAMTPASIGPAKKETTSTFQVKAENKKTIWNTEEVPEGSEFEDTWDPREKPEYEISFKQHVGTEDVYFGMTGKDPSTACCEDIVIKIKLPETKYSDITLDIQDKVLDLRTPKKAVLWAPSSAKCPGSTTTR
- the DNAAF6 gene encoding dynein axonemal assembly factor 6 isoform X1 yields the protein MDSMFSGSSLQNLAKMLCDAPEEDEDEDDDVPRCSVGAMTPASIGPAKKETTSTFQVKAENKKTIWNTEEVPEGSEFEDTWDPREKPEYEISFKQHVGTEDVYFGMTGKDPSTACCEDIVIKIKLPETKYSDITLDIQDKVLDLRTPKKKLLLHLPYPVNSKEGRARFLSEEEILEVTLRVSRKLDFLNFSDG